GACCTCAACCTCGGGACGCATCGCTGCTTTCATCGCAGAACCGATTCAGGGTCTTGGCGGCTTCATTACGCCGCCCCCGGAGTATTTCAAGATTGTCTTCAACATGGTGAAGAAATATGACGGCTTATTCATCGCGGATGAGGTTCAAACCGCGTGGGGCCGCACCGGAAAAAAATGGTTTGGTATTGAGCACTGGCAAGTCGTGCCCGACATGATTACCAGCGCTAAGGGGCTGGCCAATGGCGCTCCTGTTGGCGTCACAATGACCACGGAGAAAATCGCTGAAGGCTTCCAGGGGCTCCAGATCTCAACCTTTGGCGGCAATCCCGTCAGCTGCGTGGCAGCCAAAGCCACCATCGATCTCATTGAGGAAGACCACCTGATGGACAATGCAGAGACTGTCGGGAATTATTTCCGCCAAGGACTGGAATCACTAAAATCGAAGCATCCGTTCATCGGGGATGTTCGTGGAATGGGCCTTTTGCAGGCCATCGAACTGGTCAAGGATGGTTCCACCAAAGAACCCGCCCCACAAGAGACCAATCGTCTGATGGAGGAAGCGCGAAAACGGGGATTGCTGATCGGCAAGGGCGGCCTCTATGCAAACGTGATCCGCATGTCACCCCCTCTGAACATCAGCAAGGCGGATGTGGATGAGGCGATTCGTATTCTCGATGAGTCCTTGGCTGCTGTTAGCGGGGAAGTAAGAGAAGCGGCAGGCGCCAGCGTTAGATAACCGTGCGTGAGTCTACAAGCGACCCGCCAGATCATGGCCTCGGAAACCGGTAAGCGCCGCGGCTTCCCCGCACCGGAAAGCGCTAGGCACTAAGCACGCGAGGACTTGGTCACAACATAGAGGCTGCACTTGCTCAGTTGTAGTACGCCGCGTTCTTCTCCACGAATGCCTTTAGCTCCTCAGGCAGCTCATCAGCCGGGTGAATCGAGCTGGAGGTGCAGACCGGTACGCAAGCTCCGCAATCAATGCAGCCGGCAGGATCAACGTATAGCTGGGTGGCAGCTTCGAAGCCGGGCTCGTCCTTTTTGGGGTGGATACAGTCGGTAGGACAAGCCTCGACGCAGAGTTCGTCTTTGATGCAAGCATCAGTTATGACGTAAGCCATGAAAAAGACTCCCTTATTTCATCGATTAAGTAGTCTGAAACTAAAGTAAAGGCCGCTGTCATCAGCGGCGGTGACTGCAATCACAGCTGGGCGTGAGACGGCATCCAGGGACAGGGCCGTTTGACATAGAGGAGGAATCAAGATAAAGTCACCCCACTCGCATGCTTCTGGCGTACCGATATCGATTTACTGGCTCCATTCGCACCTACTTCTTTACGGAAGTAGCGGTGGGAGACGCGGTATCTGCGCCGAGCGGGATGTAATCATCTAGTCGCTTAAGATCCAGATTATCGAAACCGCGAACTCTCCCAAAGTTCGCGGTTTTCGTTTTTGGGGCTGAAGGACGTTGAGGGAGAACTCACATGATCGTCAACATGGCGGAAGGCGCCAGCGAACAACAGATCCAGCACGTAATCGACCGGGTGCAGGAGGCAGGTTACAAAGCCCACGTTACGCGCGGGACCACTCGCACCATTGTGGCCGCAGTCGGCAGCGGAAAACGGCATGAGATTGAGGCGCTCAAGGCCGCTCCCGGCGTGGAAGACGTCGTGCCGATCGCGCAGCCGTTCAAGCTGGTAAGCCGCCAGATCAAGGCGACCCGCACCCTGGTCGATGTCGGCGGCGTTGCCGTAGGCGGCCCAGAACTGGTGGTCATCGCTGGACCTTGCTCGGTGGAGTCGAGGGACCAGATTTTCTCCACTGCCATCGCAGTCAAAAATGCGGGCGCTTCCCTGCTCCGCGGGGGCGCGTACAAGCCTCGGACTTCGCCATATGATTTCCAGGGGTTGGGTGTAGAAGCGCTGAAGCTGCTGGATGAGGTTCGCCGCGAGGTCGGCCTGCCGGTCGTGACCGAGGTGATGAGCACGGAAGATGTGGACATCATCTGCGAGCATGCCGACATGTTGCAGGTGGGCGCTCGAAATATGCAGAATTTCGCCCTGCTGCGCCGCCTGGCGACCACCAACAAACCAATTCTGCTCAAGCGCGGACCGTCGGCGACGATCAAAGAGTGGCTGCTGGCAGCGGAATACTTGTTGAGCGGCGGTAATTCGCAGGTCGTGCTTTGCGAGCGTGGGATCAAGACATTCGAGACCGAGACCCGCAACACCATCGATCTGGCGGCGATTGCCCTGGCGCGCGAGCTGTCGCACCTGCCGGTGGTTGCCGATCCATCGCATGGCACCGGACGGCCGAGCTTGATCTCTCCCGTTTCGCGCGCCGCGCTGGCGCTCGGAGCCGATGGGATCATAGTGGAAGTCCATCCCTGCCCTGAGCGTGCCTTATCGGACGGACCTCAGTCGTTGGATTTCGAAGGATTTCGAAAACTCATGGCAAGCCTGAGCGAGCCACTGAAGGCCGTGCGCCTGCCTGCACAGCCTGGCAATGAGCTTGGATATTCGAACCGCGGCGATCGACCTAGCCTCGCCAGTTTCGACTAGAACCTGTTTGCCCTCAGACCGGGGCGCGGCCAGAAGCAGCTTCTGGATGCCGCATGATTCGCAGTGGCACGCCAACACCGTAAGTCAGGAACTCGCCTGCCGGGCGAACCCGGATAATACTGATTTCCTTCTTCTGCTCGGCGCTCAGTTCCAGACCGCGCAGCAGGGTGCGCGGGATATCCTCCGGGACAGCGTCGATGGCGTGGAGGAGAGCTTCTCCCGCAAAAGTAATTGTGGCGTCTGGAATGTGTACCCACGGGGCTAACAGGATGCGCTTCGGAATCGTCACTGTCAGAGAGACATGCGGGTTCGAGCCAATGTAGCGGGCTTTCCAGGAATTCCGCCAGGTCGTGATGTAAAGCTCGTGCTCGCGAACTAGATACACGATCCCAGCGGTTCGTGCCTCGGCTCGCGGCGTAACGAATCCCAGCACCGCGAACGAATGCTTCTCAACTTCGCGCCAGACCTGCTCGGACGTCAGATTGCCCGGCATGACAGGTCAAGAATACTTGCTGCTCCCTTGTGCCAGCAAGCCGTGCCAGCAGCTCTGACTAGGCGTAATGTTTCGCGCGGGTAGTTATCAGAGAGCGCTGCAAAAAATCCTGAATTCGTTCACGGAAGCTTCGGCTCAGCGATAGCTCCTTACCATTCCGCAGCACCACGATGTACTCCCCATTGTTACAAGGTTGGAGCTCCTTGATTTTCTCCACGTTTACGATAATCGATCGGTGGATGCGCATGAACCGCTCTCTGTCCAGGCGAGCCTCGAATGAGGTCATAGTCTCGCGCATAAGGTACGCTTCCTGCCCGGTGTGAATGCGAACATAATTGGCAGCGGCTTCGACCCAATCTATTTCCTCGCTCTTCAGAAATACCACGCGCCCACCGGACTTGATGACGAGACGATCCGACTCGTTTTGCGGCTTGGCCTCGTGCAGTATGGAGAGCAGTTTCCCCGCCAGTTCTCCACTGCGCGAGTGATCCAGCTGAGTGCGGGCTCGTTGGATGGACTCGTGAAATCTTTCTTCATCAAACGGCTTCAGCAGATAATCCAGAGCGTGCGCATCGAAAGCCCGAATCGCGTAATGATCATAGGCCGTCGTGAATATCACGACGGGAATATCCTGCGGTTCGATTGCTTTCAGAACCGCAAACCCGTCGGCCTCAGGCATCTCCACGTCGAGGAAGAGGACGTCGGGCTTCAGATCCCGGATCGCGGCGATGGCTTCGTTGCCCTCTCCAAATTCCCCAATCACCTCGAAATCTTCCTCTTTCGCCAGAAGGCGGCGAATTCGTTTGCGTGCCAAAGGCTCGTCGTCTGCAATGACAGCTCGGATCATGGTCTGACCTCTGCCGGTATTGGACGCACGGAATCCGGGATCGTTACCTCACTTTCTTGGGGTGATGTCTGTGATTCGCCATGGAACGGCAGCGTAATGCGAATTTCACAACCACCCTGGGCGGGAGTGCGAATCTCAAAAGTATGCATTTCCGGATAAAGCACCTGAAGGCGGCTGCGGGTATTTGCCAACCCCACTCCCCCATTCAACTTGGCCAACTTCTCAGCTTGGATACCGGGACCATTGTCCGCCAAAATGAGGTGCAAAAAGTACCCCGTCCGATGACTGCGAATGGTGATGGTCCCCTTCCCAGCACGCTTCGCGACTCCATGTCTGACGGCGTTCTCCACCAGCGGCTGCAGGAACATGTTGGGAACCCGCGCGTCCAGCGTCTCGGGATCGATATCAAAAAGCACGCTCAAGCGGTCCTGGAAGCGTGTGCGTTCGATCTCCAGGTAACCCTCCAGGAACTCCAGTTCCTGCTTGAGCGGAATTTCCTGGGCGCCTCCGGTCTCTAGCGTCAGGCGCAGCAGTTCGCTCAGCCGAATAATCATCCGGTCAGCAGCCGCCAGGTCCTGGTGCATCAGTTCAGAGACCGAATTCAGAGTGTTGAAGAGGAAATGCGGATGTAGCTGAAACTTAAGCACCTCCAGCTGCGTTCGCGCCAACTTCGTTTCCAGCAGAGAGGCCTTAAGCTCGCGATCCCGGTACTTCTGGTAGTAGGCCCATCCCAAATTCAAAAGCAGAACCACCCAGTACATCCATATGTCGTCGAACCCGTTAGAGTAAAAATAGGCCCGCCAAAGCATGAAACTCACCGGATCGTTAGCCTTGGGATAGACCCAGTGATGAGTCGGCAGGCGAAGCGCTGCGCTGACCGATGCCAGGCCTACACTGAACAACAGATGCAAGCCGATCATGTTGGGCCAGTTGCTGCGCTCGATTCGGAATTTTCGTCCCAGCCAAAGCACGATGGGAGTGAATAGAGCTCCCCAAGTCAGATACTCCACCATGGGGCCGTGAGCAACCTCCCAATACGTAACCTTTTTCCCCCAATCAATTGACATGTGATAGGAGAAGAAAGTTCCGATCGCGCCAATGCTTACCCAGGCAACGACCCCCAAAATCCATTTAGCGAATGTCTTGGGCTGCATCTGGCCTCTTGTCGCGTGAATTTGAACATCAAGTTACAACGAATTGTCGAATACAGAGAATGGCACCGCGGCATTCGTCCCAGTCAGTCCCGCGTTTCGTCCCAATGATATTGCCGGAGTCTGGTAAGAAGGAGAAAATCGCCGACAAATATCGCTTCCCTTCATGGTGGGTGGTCGGCTTTTTCATGATGAGATTTGCCGATTGGCGAAGGAGCAGGCACGTGAAACGTTTTTTCCTCTTTTTCTTCGCAGTTGCCGCAGCGGTTGGAACTGGGTGGGCACAGCCCCGGATTCATTCCTTCCATCCTCAGTTTACAGATCAAAAAGAATTGCTGCTGCCCGACACCTATCGGCAATGGGTCTCTGTCCCGGGAGAGACGCGACCTGACTGCGCTCCATCAGCCACCTTCGCCGCTAGAAAACACTCATTCATCGACCATATTTACATTGAGCCATCTGCTTACAAATATTACCTGGAAAACGGCGATTGGCCCGACAAAGCCGTGATCGTGATGGAAGTCCGCAAACCGCGGCAGGAAAGGTCCACGGCACGCAGCTCGCCTTCTAAGTTGGTGGCATTGGAAGTCGCGGTGAAGGACGAAACCGATTCCGACCATTGGTCATATTTCGCGCATTTTTCCAAGACCTCGGCAGAACTGCCTGAGGCCCAGCCCGAGACCATCCTTGCGCACTCCCATCCCACACTCCGGGCAGTGATCGAAGGCCGCGTGCCGATCATGGACACCTTCTTTTAGCCTGCTCTTATTCCCCGCCAGGCGAGCCCGCGATTTGCTGGCAGACCGAGAGTGCTATCATGGGCGCCCCCCGTGGACTACCGTCCTGCGGGGCATTTTCCTCGATGCGGCAACTCACTTGGCTATTCTTGCTGCTGTCCGCAGTTCTTTCGGCACAACCATCACCTTCGCCTGCTCCCCTGATTGTTAACGTCGAACATCGACGAGCAAACAGCTTAAATGGGCCCTGGCACTACATCGTGGACGCCTACGATACCGGCTTTTTCGGCTATCACGGGGCCACGCGTAAGGATGGCTTCTTTCGCAATGCCAAGCCGCGAACCCCTGCCGACTTGGTCGAGTACAACTTCGATGATTCTCCCACTCTGGAGGTGCCGGGCGACTGGAACTCACAAAAGCCGGAACTATTCTTCTACGAAGGTACTGTCTGGTACGAAAAGACCTTCACTCTTCATCTAAATGCGGGCATGCGCGCCTTCGTTTATGTAGGAGCTGCCAACTATTTCTCCCGCGTGTATCTGAATGGCGAGCTTGTGTGCGAGCACGAAGGCGGCTTCACTCCCTTCAACTGCGAGGTAACCGGTCGGCTTAAGGACGGCGCCAACTTCTTCGTGATCTCGGTGAACAACACCCGGCGTCGAGATGGCCTGCCCGCTCTGAATACAGATTGGTGGAACTACGGGGGCATCACGCGCGACGTCATGCTGGTCGAGGTACCCAATATCTTCATCGAAGATTACTTCCTGGCGCTCAGCCGGAACATGCAGGAAATTACCGGATGGCTGCGATTGAACGGAGCCGGGTCCGGCCAAACCGTCAAACTTCGCGTTCCAGAGCTGAAGCTCGAAGAAATTCTCAAGTCCGACAGCAACGGACTGGCGCAGATACGCATTGCCGTTCCCAAGGACATTCAGCTCTGGTCGCCGGAGAATCCCAAGCTCTATGAAGTGGAATTCTCCAATGACGCTGAAAGTCTCAGAGACTCCATCGGCTTTCGCACAATCGAGACGCGAGGGACGGACATTTTGCTTAACCGCAAACCAGTTTTTCTGCGAGGGATCTCCATGCATGAAGAGGCTCCCTATCGCTCAGGCCGCGCCCACGGAACAAAAGACTCGCAAGTGCTGCTGGGGTGGGTACAGGAGTTGCGGGCGAACTTTGTTCGTCTCGCCCACTATCCGCACGACGAAGCAACGACCAGCTTGACTGACCGGCTCGGTATTCTGGTCTGGGAGGAAATCCCTGTCTATTGGAACATCGATTGGAACAATCCGCATACCTTGGCTATTGCCCGCCAGCAACTGCAGGAGATGATCCAGCGTGACAAAAATAAGGCTTCGGTGATTCTGTGGTCAGTAGGAAACGAGACCCAACTCTCCGAAGAGCGATTACGTTTCATGCGTTCTCTGGTTGGCGACGCACGCACAATGGATTCGACGCGGCTCATTACCTCGGCTTTACAACCGCGCTCGGATGTTCACCTGAAAGTCCTCGACGATCCTCTGGGAGCCGATCTGGACGTGCTGGGCTGCAACCAATACATCGGCTGGTACGAAGGCAAGCCCGAAGATGCGGACGCGACTGTCTGGCAGTCGCCTTATAACAAGCCGTTGGTCATGAGTGAGTTCGGCGGGGATGCGAAGTTTGGGCTGCATGGCAAGCCCGACGAGCGATGGACGGAAGAATACCAGGAGAATCTTTATCGACATCAGTTGCGGATGCTGGATCAGATCGCATTCTTACGTGGAATGAGTCCCTGGATTCTGATGGACTTTCGCTCGCCGCGGCGCCTGCTGGCTAATATACAGGGTTATTACAATCGCAAAGGCCTCATATCAGACCACGGTGAAAAGAAGAAGGCCTTTTACGTTCTGCGCTCTTACTACGAAACCAAACAACAGTCGCACTGAGCCTGCCGTTTCACTCGCTTCCACGCCCGCAATGTTCAACTTGGCTATTGCAAGCGCGCTCGCCCTTCGTTAGCTTTCCCCCACCAGCACAGAACCCGTACACCCCTTAACTCGTTCCGGCGTGTGAGTTCGTGCTCGTGAAGAGGAAAATCATGCCCATTCGCACAATCGCCAGGCGTCATCCACTACTTCCTGTCTTTTCAAAAACTCTTTTTGCGGGCATCGCTCTGCTTCTGGCGTTCGTCATGACTGCGCCGCAAGGGTTCGGAGCCGAGAGCAGGTCCAGGATCGGTCTGGCACTCAGCGGTGGAGGTGCGCGTGGATTAGCTCACATCGGGGTGTTGAAGTGGATGGAGGAAAATCGCATTCCCGTTGACCGGTTGGCAGGCACAAGCATGGGCGGCCTGGTAGGAGCCATGTACGCCGAGGGCATGACCCCGGCCGAAATGGAAGCCTTCCTCAAAACCATTGACTGGGACGAAGTCCTGCTGCCTGAGCCTACCTATGAAAACATCGCATTTCGTCGCAAGCAGGACAAGCGCGACTATACAGTTGATATCCCCTTAGGGCTTCGTCATGGACTCAGCGTACCTAACGGCTTCAATCCCGGGCATGGCGTCGGACTGCTGTTCGATCGCATTACTCTTCCCTACTCGGCGCTTACCAACTTCGATGAGCTGCCCATACCCTTTCGCTGCGTAGCTACCGACCTCTTGCAGGCAGAGTCCGTCACGCTGGACGGACGTGGAATGGCGCTGCCCCAGGCACTGCGCGCGACCATGTCGATCCCCGGCGTGTTCACTCCACTGGAGGCCAAGGGGACGGTGCTGGCAGATGGTTTTCTGATGAAGAACATTCCCACTGACGTAGTACGCGACATGGGGGCGGATGTTGTCATCGCCGTTGATGTTGGCACTCCGCTTGCAAACCTGGAATCGCTAAACTCGATCGCTGGCGTGCTGGAGCAGTCCATCACGGTTATGACCATCGAGTACGATCGCCGCGCTCTTCGCAGTGCGGACATTGTAATTGCTCCCGATTTGCAGAGTTACACCGTCACCGACTATTTAGCTGCCGAAAAGCTCATTCAGCTCGGCTATGACGGGGCAGCCCAGAAAGCGGCTGTGCTGCGTCCTTTCGCGCTGTCGGAAGAAGCCTGGAAAGAACATCTCGCCGCCAGGTACGCACGCAAGCGTTCTGTCCCGCAGTCGCTGTCGCCAGCCAAGGTGGTCGGAACGGAGGGCCGCGCGCAGCATGAAGTGGAGCTCCGCATTCGCAAGTACACCCGGGAAAAACTCGATTTGCCCGGACTGGAAACGGAATTAACCAAGATCACCGGCGAAGGCCGCTTTGATCGCCTCGGCTACCAGGAGTTTCTCACCGATAGCACTCCCGGACTCGAAATTCGGGCCCATCAAAAAACCTACGCGCCGCCATTGGTGAGTCCCACGCTGGACGTCGAAGGTTCCAACGTCCACGATTTTCGTTTCACCACTGGGTTTCGTGTGACCGCCATGGACGTACTCACGCTCGGTAGTGAGTGGCGCAACGATGTGCGTGTGGGATCAGATACTTTCCTGCAAACAGAGTTTTATCAGCCCATTGCACAAAGCAAGTTCTTCTTTGCCCCGCGCGCGTTTTTTCAGAAGACCGCGCGCGATATCATTCTGAGTGACACTCTAAGCTCGACATTTACCGACCAGCGCTATGGCGGGGCAGTCGATTTGGGTTACACCTCCCGCTACCGCAACGAGGTGCGGGTCGGATATCAGATTACTCAGGCTCGACTCAAGCCTCTGATCGGCAACCTCTCGTTTCCTCCTTTTGAAGGCTATAGCGATCAAGTGCGGCTGGGGTGGATCTTCGATGGTCAGGACAGTGCCACGATTCCTTCCCGGGGAAGCAGAATCGATTCTGAAGTAGTGCACATCTTCCGCAGCCCCGATGTCAACTATGCCTTCAATCAGGCGCAGGTGCGATCGTCCCACTTTATTCCCATAAGCCCCAAAGGCTCGATTTTTCTGATTGGTTCAATCGGGACCAGCTTTGGCGATGCCGCGGCTCCCCTTCAATTCTTCTCCTTGGGTGGACCCTACCGCCTGGACGCCTACAATCTCGATGAATTTCTGGGAAGCAACTACCTCCTGGCCGGCGGGGGCTATCGCAGAGAAATCGGCAGACTGCCGCAGCTCATCGGCAAAAAAGTGTATGCAACCGGCTATTACGAAACCGGCAATACATTCCTGCACTGGGATCAGATTGATTTGAAGCATTCTTTTTCCGGCGGCGTGATTGCCGATACTATCTTTGGACCCGTTTCTCTCAGCGCCAATGTGAGTGCTGATGGCCGCTTCAAGTTGCGGTTTGCCCTGGGCCGGCCATACTGAGGAAGGTCCAATCACACACTGATTGCACTCCTGGGGGTGTGGGAGTCGAGGCTTCCTAAATGCGATTATTGCATCGACGACCCCGGGTGCAGGTAAAATCAGGGTTATCGTAGGAATTTGCTTGGGGAGTAGTTTCGAAATGACCTGCAGGATAAGAAACCTGCTATACGCTTGCGTGTTTTCTTCCTTGGTTGCGGTTTCGCTGGCGCCGTCAGCCTTAGCCCACGCCATCCTGGTCGAGACCAGTCCCGCTATTCATGGCAAGGTTAAAGGGCCAGAAGTGGTGATAAAGCTGCGCTTCAATGTGCGAGTGGATGCTACCCGCTCACGGCTCAGCCTGGTCCAGCCGGATGGCTCCAGTCGTCCACTGCCGATTGCCAAACAGGACAAGCCGGATTGGCTCGGCTCCAAGGCTTCAGGTCTGCGCGCCGGTTCCTACCGAATCCGTTGGCAGGTGCTCTCGTCTGATGGGCATATTACGAACGGCGAGATTCCTTTTACTGTCGAGTAAAGCCAGGCGAAATGAATCTGCTGCTCAGCGTATTCGCATTTGCCTCCGTCCTGCTGCGCGGGGCAACCCTGATTTTCCAATCGCTGGTCATCGGTGGCGTAGTCTTCGAGGCCAGTGCTATGCGACCGCTGAACTCGGCCTTTCCCAGCCAGGCCGGGGCTGCCAGCCCTCGTCTACATCGAATGATCTTCTTTTCTGCACTGGGACTCGCCATAACTCAGGCGATTTATTTGTTCATCAATTCAGCGATACTGATGGGAACGGCGGACCTCACCTTCTTGCAGGTAATGGGCGCGAACTTCTTCCTCGCTGGTTTGGTGATGCTGGTCGCCGCCATTGTTGTTTTGTTCTTGACCAGGCGAAACACGCCCGATTCACAATATGTGACCATTTTTCCTGCGCTTGCGATCCTGGCGGGCTCGGTCTTGACGAATCACGCAGCCGCTCGCATTGAGGGACGTGCCTGGCTGCTTCTATTTACCGCACTGCACGAGGGCGCAACCGCTGTCTGGATTGGAGGTCTTCCTTACCTGCTGCTCGCGCTCGCACATGTGCGCCAAGAAGCCGCATGCGAATTCCTCAATCTTCGATTCTCTCGCACAGCCCTGATCAGTGTCTGCTTTCTCGGCCTTAGTGGCGTGGCAATGTCGCTCAGCTATGTTGGCTCCTGGAGCGCACTGTACGGTACGGCCTATGGGGTGATGCTGATCGCAAAAATGTTCCTGCTCGGTGTCCTGCTGGTGCTGGGCGGCCTGAACTTCATTATGCTGAGGAAACTCAGCAACGTCGAAGTTATGCCCAGGTTGCGGCGTTTCGTGGAGTGCGAGATTGGAATCGGCTTCACCGTGGTGCTGGCCGCGGCTTCGCTGACCTCTCAGCCGCCTGCGGCAGATATGACTACCGATCGTGCAAGCCTGGCTGAGATTGTCACCCGCTTCACTCCTGCCTGGCCGCGGCTGAAGAGTCCCAATGTGAACGAATTATCCGAGCCTACGTTGCAGGTGTTGCGCAGGGCAGCCAATGCCGGCAGGCAAGAGGCTTTGCAGTCCTACATTCCTGGTACTACCACAACGCACGGCAACACCCCAGCGGATATTGCGTGGTCGGAATACAACCATAATTGGGTGGGCTTGATCATCGTTCTCATCGGCATTCTGGCTTTGCTGTCCAAGACAGGAAAAGTATCTTGGGCTCGACACTGGCCCCTTTTGTTTCTGGGCCTGGCGGCATTCATTTTTCTGCGTTCGGATCCTGAAAACTGGCCCTTAGGGCCTAATGGGTTCTGGGAGAGTTTTGCAACTGCCGAGGTGCTCCAGCATCGGCTTGCTGTAGTTATGGTCATCTGTTTTGCATTCTTCGAATGGAGAGTGCAAACCAAGCGCGCCCGTTCGAAGTGGGCCAGCCTGGTTTTCCCCGTGGTGTGCGCCGCTGGAGGAACTCTGCTGTTGACCCATTCTCACTCGCTGGGCAACCTCAAGGAAGAGTTGCTGGTCGAAATCAGCCACACCGGGCTCGCCCTCTTCGCTGTGCTTGCGGGTTGGACACGATGGTTGGAATTGCGTCTTCCCAGCAAGGATGGGCGTATTCCGGCGTGGATTTGGCCCATCTGTTTCATCTTGATCGGAACCTTGCTGGTCACCTATCGTGAGGCGTAGAAGCTGACGGAAAGCTCCGGGCCCACTACGCGCCGATATCGCATCCTGCCTGAACTGCTGCGAATCCAAGATCGCAGATAGTATTTGAGGAGAGATTGTACAAGCGGAAGGCCACCATCGTTTTCCTGCTGGCGATGCTCACCATCTCGCTGGGTTTTTGCTACGTACTTGCGCGGCCATTCCTGGAACCACTGGCATTTGCGGTTGTGCTCGCTATTGCATGCCATCCGCTTTTCCTGCGCCTCCAGAAACATACAAAAACAACCACCCAGGCGGCACTGCTGGCGACGCTGCTGGTCTTTATCCTTTTCGTCGTGCCTTTGATATTCCTGCTGTTTGCCGCGAGCGGCCAAGCCATCGGCGTGGCGCAATCGTTCGGCCACAGGAGTGCGCAGGAAGGCGGAATGATGGCGTTCGTGTTGAAGTTTCTGGAGAGGCCACTGGCTTGGATTGGCCGTTACGTCGACCTTTCGAAGTTTGACCTGAGGTCCGAAATTATTACTCACCTGAACAGCGCGGGAAAATATTTGCTCGGACTTGGAGCAGCTCTGCTCGGCAATTTAGCTGGATTCGTGGTGAACGCCATCATCACTTTTTTTACTCTGTTCTTTTTCTTTCGTGAAGGCGGAAAGATCGTGCGTCGCATCATTTCACTGCTGCCCCTTTCTGAAAAGCAATCCGAGAAGATTCTGCAAGGCATCAGCGACACCGTGATCGGAAATGTCTATGGCATTGTGGCCGTAGGTGCAGCCCAGGGCCTTTTGACCGGAATCGCCACCAAGATTGTCGGCATGCATTCTTCGATCCTGTTGGGATTAGCTGCGGGAATCTGCTCGGTAATTCCCATCGTAGGAGCTTCGATTGTGTGGTTCCCCATTGCTGTTTTCCTGCTATTCACTGGTCATCTCTGGAAAGGAATCTTCCTGCTGCTGTGGGGAACCGTGCTCGTCGCGACCGTCGATAACATAATCCGCCCGTTGGTGGTTGGCGGGAAAGTGGAATTGCATCCCGTGCTGCTGCTGTTCGCGCTGATCGGTGGCGCCCAGGCGTTTGGATTCCTGGGACTCTTCCTTGGGCCGGTGATTCTCTCCATCACGACCGCACTGATCGAGATTCTGCTACACGAAATGTACGACGAACCCCTCCCACAGACGGAAGAGGTGCGGACCGGTTGATTGCCAGCGGATCCTGCAAGA
This genomic stretch from Terriglobales bacterium harbors:
- a CDS encoding glycoside hydrolase family 2 TIM barrel-domain containing protein, which produces MRQLTWLFLLLSAVLSAQPSPSPAPLIVNVEHRRANSLNGPWHYIVDAYDTGFFGYHGATRKDGFFRNAKPRTPADLVEYNFDDSPTLEVPGDWNSQKPELFFYEGTVWYEKTFTLHLNAGMRAFVYVGAANYFSRVYLNGELVCEHEGGFTPFNCEVTGRLKDGANFFVISVNNTRRRDGLPALNTDWWNYGGITRDVMLVEVPNIFIEDYFLALSRNMQEITGWLRLNGAGSGQTVKLRVPELKLEEILKSDSNGLAQIRIAVPKDIQLWSPENPKLYEVEFSNDAESLRDSIGFRTIETRGTDILLNRKPVFLRGISMHEEAPYRSGRAHGTKDSQVLLGWVQELRANFVRLAHYPHDEATTSLTDRLGILVWEEIPVYWNIDWNNPHTLAIARQQLQEMIQRDKNKASVILWSVGNETQLSEERLRFMRSLVGDARTMDSTRLITSALQPRSDVHLKVLDDPLGADLDVLGCNQYIGWYEGKPEDADATVWQSPYNKPLVMSEFGGDAKFGLHGKPDERWTEEYQENLYRHQLRMLDQIAFLRGMSPWILMDFRSPRRLLANIQGYYNRKGLISDHGEKKKAFYVLRSYYETKQQSH
- a CDS encoding patatin-like phospholipase family protein, giving the protein MPIRTIARRHPLLPVFSKTLFAGIALLLAFVMTAPQGFGAESRSRIGLALSGGGARGLAHIGVLKWMEENRIPVDRLAGTSMGGLVGAMYAEGMTPAEMEAFLKTIDWDEVLLPEPTYENIAFRRKQDKRDYTVDIPLGLRHGLSVPNGFNPGHGVGLLFDRITLPYSALTNFDELPIPFRCVATDLLQAESVTLDGRGMALPQALRATMSIPGVFTPLEAKGTVLADGFLMKNIPTDVVRDMGADVVIAVDVGTPLANLESLNSIAGVLEQSITVMTIEYDRRALRSADIVIAPDLQSYTVTDYLAAEKLIQLGYDGAAQKAAVLRPFALSEEAWKEHLAARYARKRSVPQSLSPAKVVGTEGRAQHEVELRIRKYTREKLDLPGLETELTKITGEGRFDRLGYQEFLTDSTPGLEIRAHQKTYAPPLVSPTLDVEGSNVHDFRFTTGFRVTAMDVLTLGSEWRNDVRVGSDTFLQTEFYQPIAQSKFFFAPRAFFQKTARDIILSDTLSSTFTDQRYGGAVDLGYTSRYRNEVRVGYQITQARLKPLIGNLSFPPFEGYSDQVRLGWIFDGQDSATIPSRGSRIDSEVVHIFRSPDVNYAFNQAQVRSSHFIPISPKGSIFLIGSIGTSFGDAAAPLQFFSLGGPYRLDAYNLDEFLGSNYLLAGGGYRREIGRLPQLIGKKVYATGYYETGNTFLHWDQIDLKHSFSGGVIADTIFGPVSLSANVSADGRFKLRFALGRPY
- a CDS encoding copper resistance CopC family protein — translated: MTCRIRNLLYACVFSSLVAVSLAPSALAHAILVETSPAIHGKVKGPEVVIKLRFNVRVDATRSRLSLVQPDGSSRPLPIAKQDKPDWLGSKASGLRAGSYRIRWQVLSSDGHITNGEIPFTVE
- a CDS encoding CopD family protein, producing the protein MNLLLSVFAFASVLLRGATLIFQSLVIGGVVFEASAMRPLNSAFPSQAGAASPRLHRMIFFSALGLAITQAIYLFINSAILMGTADLTFLQVMGANFFLAGLVMLVAAIVVLFLTRRNTPDSQYVTIFPALAILAGSVLTNHAAARIEGRAWLLLFTALHEGATAVWIGGLPYLLLALAHVRQEAACEFLNLRFSRTALISVCFLGLSGVAMSLSYVGSWSALYGTAYGVMLIAKMFLLGVLLVLGGLNFIMLRKLSNVEVMPRLRRFVECEIGIGFTVVLAAASLTSQPPAADMTTDRASLAEIVTRFTPAWPRLKSPNVNELSEPTLQVLRRAANAGRQEALQSYIPGTTTTHGNTPADIAWSEYNHNWVGLIIVLIGILALLSKTGKVSWARHWPLLFLGLAAFIFLRSDPENWPLGPNGFWESFATAEVLQHRLAVVMVICFAFFEWRVQTKRARSKWASLVFPVVCAAGGTLLLTHSHSLGNLKEELLVEISHTGLALFAVLAGWTRWLELRLPSKDGRIPAWIWPICFILIGTLLVTYREA
- a CDS encoding AI-2E family transporter; this encodes MYKRKATIVFLLAMLTISLGFCYVLARPFLEPLAFAVVLAIACHPLFLRLQKHTKTTTQAALLATLLVFILFVVPLIFLLFAASGQAIGVAQSFGHRSAQEGGMMAFVLKFLERPLAWIGRYVDLSKFDLRSEIITHLNSAGKYLLGLGAALLGNLAGFVVNAIITFFTLFFFFREGGKIVRRIISLLPLSEKQSEKILQGISDTVIGNVYGIVAVGAAQGLLTGIATKIVGMHSSILLGLAAGICSVIPIVGASIVWFPIAVFLLFTGHLWKGIFLLLWGTVLVATVDNIIRPLVVGGKVELHPVLLLFALIGGAQAFGFLGLFLGPVILSITTALIEILLHEMYDEPLPQTEEVRTG